Proteins encoded by one window of Nocardia goodfellowii:
- the atzF gene encoding allophanate hydrolase, whose translation MPAAHASPTERVTAAYRRIAEVDRPEVWITLRPEAEVTAEAAAIETRLLAGENLPLAGTLVAVKDNIDVAGLPTTAACPEFAYPAEVSAVAVQRLVAAGAVVLGKTNLDQFATGLVGTRSPYGAVRHARYPELISGGSSSGSAVAVALGLADLGIGTDTAGSGRVPAALHGIVGIKTSLGIIPAHGVVPACADYDAVTVFAADLARAVDAAAVMAGPEPRDPRSRVWPADVRLAAPASPRLAVPRAADLIPLAPAYRAAFTRTVAAVQDSGVSTTEVDISGLLDAARLLYDGAIVAERYAAVGAFLDTAPAGADPVVAAIIGAARDTTGPGFAEDLGTLTEARAAALELLADFDGLLLPTTTEHPSIAAVQADPLGINRRMGTYTNFCNLLDMAAVAVPGAPTADGKPFGVMVVVPAFADQVAVDLAARITGAAAPALIDHGVDLAVFGAHLRGQPLHWQLEQIGARFTGEIRTTDAYRLTALDTVPPKPGLVRHGAGSGAPIAGELFRVSPAGLGGFLAALPAPMALTSIDLEDGRSVVGFACTYDAARSATDITSFGGWKGFLADRESR comes from the coding sequence ATGCCGGCGGCACACGCCTCCCCCACCGAGCGGGTCACCGCGGCTTACCGGCGCATCGCCGAGGTGGACCGGCCCGAGGTCTGGATCACCCTGCGACCGGAAGCCGAGGTCACCGCCGAGGCAGCGGCGATCGAGACTCGGCTGCTCGCGGGTGAAAACCTGCCGCTGGCGGGGACATTGGTGGCGGTCAAGGACAACATCGACGTGGCGGGATTGCCGACGACCGCCGCCTGTCCCGAATTCGCCTATCCGGCCGAAGTGTCCGCTGTCGCGGTGCAGCGACTGGTCGCGGCGGGCGCGGTGGTGCTCGGCAAGACGAATCTCGACCAGTTCGCCACCGGCCTCGTCGGCACGCGCAGCCCCTACGGCGCGGTGCGGCATGCGCGGTACCCGGAGTTGATTTCGGGCGGGTCCAGTTCGGGCTCCGCCGTGGCGGTGGCGCTCGGGCTCGCCGATCTCGGAATCGGCACAGACACGGCGGGTTCCGGGCGCGTTCCGGCGGCACTGCACGGCATCGTCGGCATCAAGACTTCGCTGGGAATCATTCCGGCCCACGGCGTGGTACCGGCCTGCGCCGACTACGACGCCGTCACGGTTTTCGCCGCCGATCTGGCGCGTGCGGTCGACGCCGCGGCCGTTATGGCGGGCCCCGAACCCCGGGATCCGCGCAGCCGAGTGTGGCCGGCCGATGTCCGGCTCGCCGCGCCCGCGTCCCCGCGGCTGGCGGTCCCTCGCGCCGCGGATCTCATCCCACTCGCCCCGGCCTATCGGGCGGCATTCACCAGAACCGTTGCCGCCGTGCAGGATTCGGGAGTCAGCACGACGGAAGTCGACATCTCCGGCCTGCTCGACGCCGCACGGCTGCTCTACGACGGCGCCATCGTCGCCGAACGCTATGCCGCCGTCGGCGCGTTCCTCGACACGGCGCCCGCCGGAGCCGATCCGGTGGTCGCGGCCATCATCGGCGCGGCCCGGGACACCACCGGACCCGGTTTCGCCGAGGACCTGGGCACGCTGACCGAAGCCCGTGCGGCAGCGCTGGAACTGCTCGCCGACTTCGACGGACTGCTGCTGCCGACCACCACCGAGCACCCGAGTATCGCCGCGGTGCAGGCGGATCCGCTCGGTATCAATCGCCGCATGGGCACTTACACGAATTTCTGCAACCTGCTCGATATGGCCGCCGTAGCGGTGCCCGGCGCACCCACCGCCGACGGCAAACCGTTCGGCGTGATGGTGGTGGTGCCCGCGTTCGCCGATCAGGTCGCGGTCGACCTCGCCGCCCGTATCACCGGCGCCGCGGCCCCGGCCTTGATCGATCACGGCGTGGACCTCGCGGTGTTCGGAGCACACCTCCGGGGCCAGCCGCTGCACTGGCAGTTGGAACAGATCGGGGCCCGGTTCACCGGAGAAATCCGCACCACCGACGCCTACCGTCTGACCGCGCTGGATACGGTCCCGCCCAAACCGGGCTTGGTCCGGCACGGCGCTGGGTCGGGTGCGCCGATCGCGGGTGAACTGTTCCGGGTGTCACCCGCCGGTCTAGGCGGTTTCCTCGCAGCCCTTCCCGCTCCGATGGCGTTGACCAGCATCGATCTGGAAGACGGTCGCTCGGTCGTCGGCTTCGCCTGCACCTATGACGCGGCGCGGTCCGCCACCGACATCACCTCGTTCGGTGGCTGGAAGGGCTTCCTGGCCGACCGTGAGAGCCGGTGA
- a CDS encoding FAD-dependent monooxygenase encodes MNGDRSTIQPRILVSGGGIGGNAVALQLLRAGIQATVVERATAPRPGGQSVDLRGASGEVAERMGLMPGIRERQMDERGLIHVDGKGAEILRMDMAAFDGKGAVAEIEIGRGDLNQVLLDELAKAGGVDYRYGEWITAITQDDTGVDVTFASGATERFDLVIGADGLHSGTRRLVFGPEEEFSTYLGGYMSFFTMPTPRGLEPNWFAMHSMVGGASVGIRPDLDPSTSKAIITIRTDADPALRRDVEAQQRLIRERLARGGWETGAVLAAMEQAEDFYFDELSRIDMASYHKGRVALLGDAAFCGSPLPGQGTAMAITGAYLLAGEIAAHPGDPKRALARYEELMRPFVAKSRDLPPGGLKAMAPMTRFGIRAGHALTKLMLWKPLRPLVIKMLSSTEDYDLPDYSARTAGHSRTV; translated from the coding sequence ATGAACGGCGACCGCTCCACCATCCAGCCCCGCATCCTCGTCTCCGGTGGCGGCATCGGCGGCAATGCCGTTGCGCTGCAACTGCTCCGGGCGGGCATCCAGGCCACCGTGGTCGAGCGCGCGACCGCTCCCCGGCCCGGCGGGCAGTCCGTCGATCTGCGCGGCGCCAGCGGCGAGGTCGCCGAACGGATGGGCCTGATGCCGGGCATCCGCGAGCGGCAGATGGACGAGCGCGGCCTGATCCACGTCGACGGCAAGGGCGCGGAAATCCTGCGCATGGACATGGCGGCCTTCGACGGCAAGGGCGCGGTCGCCGAGATCGAGATCGGTCGCGGCGATCTGAACCAGGTGCTGCTGGACGAGCTGGCGAAGGCGGGCGGAGTCGACTACCGCTACGGCGAGTGGATCACCGCCATCACGCAGGACGACACCGGCGTCGACGTCACCTTCGCCTCCGGCGCGACCGAGCGGTTCGACCTGGTGATCGGCGCGGACGGCCTGCACTCGGGCACCCGCCGCCTGGTCTTCGGCCCCGAAGAGGAGTTCAGCACCTATCTGGGCGGCTACATGTCCTTCTTCACCATGCCCACCCCGCGGGGTCTGGAGCCGAATTGGTTCGCCATGCACTCGATGGTCGGCGGCGCGTCGGTCGGCATCCGTCCCGACCTCGACCCGTCGACCAGCAAGGCCATCATCACGATTCGCACCGACGCCGACCCGGCGCTGCGCCGCGACGTCGAGGCCCAGCAGCGGCTGATCCGGGAGCGGCTGGCCCGCGGCGGCTGGGAGACCGGGGCCGTTCTGGCCGCGATGGAGCAGGCCGAGGATTTCTACTTCGACGAGCTGTCACGCATCGACATGGCGAGCTACCACAAGGGGCGCGTGGCGCTGCTCGGCGACGCCGCGTTCTGCGGCTCCCCGCTGCCCGGTCAGGGCACCGCGATGGCGATCACCGGCGCCTATCTGCTGGCCGGGGAGATCGCCGCACACCCGGGCGATCCGAAGCGGGCGCTGGCCCGCTACGAGGAACTGATGCGGCCGTTCGTCGCGAAGTCGCGCGACCTGCCCCCGGGCGGGCTGAAGGCGATGGCGCCGATGACCCGCTTCGGCATTCGCGCCGGGCACGCCCTGACCAAGCTGATGCTCTGGAAGCCGCTGCGCCCCTTGGTGATCAAGATGCTGAGCTCCACCGAGGACTACGACCTGCCGGACTATTCCGCGCGCACGGCCGGACACTCGCGCACGGTCTGA
- a CDS encoding catalase — MIKPTTTNTGTPVPSDDESLTAGTQGPILLHDHYLIEKLAHFNRERVPERVVHAKGSGAYGELVVTNDVSRFTKAKLFQPGARTESLVRFSTVAGEQGSPDTWRDPRGFAVKFYTEDGNYDIVGNNTPVFFIKDPIKFPDFIHSQKRLPGSGLRDHTMQWDFWTLRPETAHQVTWLMGDRGIPKTYRHMDGFGSHTYQWINAEGERFWVKYHFKTDQGIEYLTQAEADHLAGTSPDHHRKDLYEAIERGDFPSWTLKVQVMPVAEAESYRFNPFDLTKVWSQQDYPLIEVGRWTLNRNPGNFHVDIEQAAFAPSNLVPGIGFSPDKMLLGRVFAYADAHRYRIGVNHHELPPNRARAAEVNSYSKEGAMRFEYNDASVPVYAPNSFGGPHAQAHQAPDGGAWDFDPTMLRAGYIQHAEDNDFAQAGTLVREVLDDDERDRLVANVAGHILGGVQEPILTRVFQYWKNVDADLGKRIEVAVRESL, encoded by the coding sequence ATGATCAAGCCGACAACCACGAACACCGGCACCCCGGTCCCGAGCGACGACGAGTCCCTCACCGCGGGGACGCAGGGTCCGATCCTGCTGCACGATCACTACCTGATCGAGAAGCTCGCGCACTTCAACCGCGAGCGGGTGCCGGAGCGCGTGGTGCACGCCAAGGGCTCGGGCGCCTACGGCGAGCTGGTCGTGACCAACGATGTCAGCCGTTTCACCAAGGCCAAGCTGTTCCAGCCGGGTGCGCGCACCGAATCGCTGGTTCGCTTCTCCACCGTCGCCGGTGAGCAGGGCAGTCCTGACACCTGGCGCGACCCGCGTGGTTTCGCGGTGAAGTTCTACACCGAGGACGGCAACTACGACATCGTCGGCAACAACACCCCGGTGTTCTTCATCAAGGACCCGATCAAGTTCCCCGACTTCATCCACTCGCAGAAGCGCCTGCCCGGCAGCGGTCTGCGCGACCACACCATGCAGTGGGATTTCTGGACCCTGCGCCCGGAGACGGCGCACCAGGTGACCTGGCTGATGGGTGACCGCGGCATCCCGAAGACCTACCGCCACATGGACGGCTTCGGTTCGCACACCTACCAGTGGATCAACGCCGAGGGCGAACGCTTCTGGGTGAAGTACCACTTCAAGACCGATCAGGGCATCGAGTACCTGACCCAGGCCGAGGCCGACCACCTGGCCGGCACCAGCCCCGATCACCACCGCAAGGACCTCTACGAGGCCATCGAGCGCGGCGACTTCCCGAGCTGGACGCTGAAGGTCCAGGTCATGCCGGTCGCAGAGGCGGAGTCCTACCGCTTCAACCCGTTCGACCTGACCAAGGTGTGGTCGCAGCAGGACTACCCGCTGATCGAGGTGGGTCGCTGGACCCTGAACCGCAACCCCGGCAACTTCCACGTCGACATCGAGCAGGCCGCCTTCGCGCCGTCGAATCTCGTTCCCGGCATCGGCTTCTCACCGGACAAGATGCTGCTCGGCCGCGTCTTCGCCTACGCGGACGCGCACCGCTACCGCATCGGCGTCAACCATCACGAGCTGCCGCCGAACCGGGCCAGGGCCGCCGAGGTGAACTCCTACTCCAAGGAGGGCGCCATGCGCTTCGAATACAACGACGCGAGCGTGCCGGTGTACGCCCCCAACTCCTTCGGCGGCCCGCACGCCCAGGCACACCAGGCTCCCGACGGCGGCGCCTGGGATTTCGATCCCACCATGCTCCGCGCCGGCTACATCCAGCACGCTGAGGACAACGACTTCGCCCAGGCCGGCACGCTGGTCCGCGAGGTCCTCGACGACGACGAGCGTGACCGCCTGGTGGCCAATGTCGCCGGTCATATCCTCGGCGGCGTCCAGGAGCCCATCCTGACTCGCGTCTTCCAGTACTGGAAGAACGTCGACGCCGATCTCGGCAAGCGCATCGAGGTGGCGGTCCGCGAAAGCCTCTGA
- a CDS encoding Fur family transcriptional regulator, with protein sequence MYTIGTDPREWLRHAGLRVTAPRLAVLRAVADRPHSDAETVAGTVREALGSVSTQAVYDVLRACVNAGILRRIEPAGSSALYETRTGDNHHHLVCRSCGAVVDVDCAVGPAPCLTPVNAHGFVVDEAEVVFWGACPTCQSSRAQEAFA encoded by the coding sequence ATGTACACCATCGGCACCGATCCACGCGAGTGGTTGCGGCACGCGGGCCTGCGGGTCACCGCGCCGCGACTGGCCGTCCTGCGTGCCGTCGCGGACCGGCCGCATTCCGATGCCGAGACGGTGGCCGGCACGGTGCGGGAAGCGCTCGGGTCGGTATCCACGCAGGCCGTCTACGACGTGCTCCGCGCCTGCGTTAATGCCGGGATCCTGCGGCGCATCGAGCCCGCGGGTTCGTCCGCCTTGTACGAGACCCGGACCGGTGACAACCACCATCACCTGGTGTGCAGAAGCTGCGGTGCGGTCGTCGATGTCGACTGTGCGGTAGGACCAGCCCCCTGCCTCACCCCGGTGAACGCCCACGGATTCGTCGTCGACGAGGCCGAGGTCGTGTTCTGGGGCGCCTGCCCAACCTGTCAAAGTTCAAGAGCCCAGGAGGCTTTCGCATGA
- a CDS encoding 2OG-Fe dioxygenase family protein, with translation MPTSTNPQQSLRESAFSIMTRADFDYSPADDDVLVTAFAHEIARDRWLPPGETYRHRAYQCFRMSVRDMSFQAESDPDPYLQSKEVNSMAGGVQRSFATLDPDHPVTAVTARIAAAVARQLLGAGVLAADTTPHCLVDAHYIRIYAPGKPCPEGIHRDGLIAGSAHLVRRENITGADSMLYDLSGREVHRCVLTDPLDSFVFDDSRVMHYTTDIEVAEAGRAAHRDVLLIGFRTA, from the coding sequence TTGCCGACCAGCACGAATCCTCAGCAGAGTCTGCGCGAGTCCGCGTTCTCGATCATGACTCGGGCGGACTTCGACTACTCCCCCGCCGACGACGACGTGCTGGTCACGGCATTCGCCCACGAGATCGCGCGCGACCGGTGGCTGCCGCCCGGGGAGACCTACCGGCACCGCGCGTACCAGTGCTTTCGAATGTCGGTACGGGACATGAGTTTTCAGGCCGAAAGCGATCCCGACCCATACCTCCAGTCGAAAGAGGTCAATTCGATGGCCGGCGGGGTGCAGCGCTCGTTCGCCACCCTCGACCCGGATCATCCGGTTACCGCCGTCACCGCCCGAATCGCCGCCGCCGTCGCCCGCCAACTGCTCGGAGCCGGCGTGCTCGCCGCCGATACGACGCCGCATTGCCTGGTGGACGCGCACTACATCCGGATCTACGCGCCGGGCAAGCCGTGCCCGGAAGGCATCCATCGGGACGGCTTGATCGCCGGCTCCGCCCATCTGGTGCGACGGGAGAACATCACCGGCGCCGACTCCATGCTCTACGACCTGTCCGGCCGGGAAGTACATCGCTGCGTGCTGACCGATCCGCTGGACTCGTTCGTGTTCGACGACTCCCGAGTTATGCACTACACCACCGACATCGAGGTTGCCGAGGCCGGGCGCGCGGCCCATCGCGACGTATTGCTGATCGGCTTCCGCACGGCATGA
- a CDS encoding M20 family metallopeptidase, translating into MTDPAAPFISQLDRLLPEDELVRIAAELTAVPSLTGAETELARTVRNMLSEHDIHVVLQEVAPGREQAVATLGPDHDTPALLFNGHLDMDPLGGEYTARRVGDKLYGAGLHNMKSGLAAMIGAAIALRRSGIPLRRALLLEFVVGELQGGVGTKFALASGLTADAAVVPEPYSVRRIITRTAGVHKFAVVVRGRTAHTSRQHEGVDAVAVLRKTLDLLDAAELGLRNPDFPPLPRMQIAGLIAGRGEDHELSGISYCADKATALVDLRYPPPYEPGAVGAAIEQAVQRARLRFPEATITVDQPPDPRFRVGGADMPPMDMPADSGIVRDIATLLPRVSDFTVAETGLALPYSYCGNDTTHLSRAGIECCLFGPRGAPGDTELHVLISEMAACARTLAALAVQRCA; encoded by the coding sequence ATGACGGATCCGGCCGCACCGTTCATCTCCCAGCTCGACCGGCTACTTCCGGAGGATGAACTGGTGCGGATCGCGGCCGAGTTGACGGCGGTGCCGTCGCTCACCGGAGCGGAAACCGAGCTCGCCCGAACCGTACGAAACATGTTGTCGGAGCATGACATTCACGTTGTGCTACAGGAAGTAGCGCCGGGCCGCGAGCAGGCCGTCGCAACGCTGGGGCCGGACCACGACACTCCCGCGTTGCTGTTCAACGGGCATCTGGACATGGACCCGCTCGGGGGCGAGTACACCGCCCGGCGCGTGGGCGACAAGCTGTACGGCGCCGGGCTGCACAACATGAAGAGCGGCCTCGCGGCCATGATCGGAGCGGCGATCGCGTTGCGGCGCAGCGGCATTCCGCTGCGCCGGGCGCTGCTGCTGGAGTTCGTCGTGGGCGAACTCCAGGGCGGGGTGGGCACGAAATTCGCGCTGGCGAGTGGGCTCACCGCGGACGCGGCGGTGGTGCCGGAACCGTATTCGGTGCGCCGGATCATCACGCGCACCGCGGGCGTACACAAGTTCGCGGTGGTGGTGCGCGGGCGCACGGCGCACACCAGCCGGCAGCACGAAGGCGTGGATGCCGTCGCGGTGCTGCGTAAGACCCTGGACCTGCTGGATGCCGCCGAGCTGGGTTTGCGCAATCCCGACTTTCCCCCGCTGCCGCGCATGCAGATCGCCGGGTTGATCGCCGGTCGGGGCGAGGACCATGAGCTCTCCGGGATCAGCTACTGCGCCGACAAGGCGACCGCCCTCGTCGATCTGCGGTATCCCCCGCCGTATGAGCCCGGCGCGGTCGGTGCGGCGATCGAGCAGGCAGTGCAGCGCGCCCGCCTCCGCTTTCCCGAAGCCACGATCACCGTGGACCAGCCGCCGGATCCCCGCTTCCGGGTCGGCGGCGCGGATATGCCACCGATGGATATGCCCGCGGATTCGGGCATAGTGCGCGACATCGCGACGCTGCTGCCGCGCGTCTCCGACTTCACCGTCGCCGAAACGGGATTGGCGTTGCCGTATTCGTATTGCGGGAACGACACCACTCATTTGAGCCGTGCGGGCATCGAATGCTGCCTCTTCGGTCCGCGTGGCGCGCCCGGCGACACCGAACTGCATGTATTGATCAGCGAAATGGCGGCCTGCGCGCGGACGCTCGCCGCCTTGGCGGTGCAGCGCTGCGCCTGA
- a CDS encoding tetratricopeptide repeat protein — translation MRTDEQWWRSERFGAVERRWLRARLAALGLSDHELLEPMVAELRARGVRPRAAWRHAHDLTQGEVADRYRELPGETAAMKPSRISEFESWPYTRAARPTMDALKNLAIVYGTTWDQLVDIADLEFMPEKEKQEYRDAVARRAAIRSAVPLGGEIPAQAPHFTGREDMRTELHERVLRHLHGDSSAVHVIEGPPGVGKTALASYAVAAFARRYPDGPLWLDLRGHTDGWEPRDPADVLEQLLLEVGVTPEPIEADRAARAKRWRDAMKDRRMFIVFDNVLETEQARDLLPQAPGCFVLLTSRAKLTGLAGAAPMELKPMDWAEAEALLVRLANLRPGYDASAVQQILETSGRLPLAIKLIAGQIAHHGDDLLADTAREFANLTTELKAAEGDHIRSDAAVEQILGHFNAEGESLLAAFEVSYQRLRDPAQRRALQLLGWYPGPEISAEALAMMAAVPLAQAKALLRRLFEAGFLDPAETRGIGGPRYSLHDLTRLCARWHAQQDNPPSARTAMTERLISGNLATVRRMVAPDPPGPSTGTRHVRPLNSHASVETSQARDWLIAERENLLGCIEAAGSSSEVAELARLLAPALWSLGHWSDAHRLYGAALRAARFVGARRAEADALLELGRIDQLGGEYRKARDGFLLARDIAVQVGDPRCEADALCELGQTAWIIGDHDPARHFYTEALRIAREIGYRPTECDAHNGLGHVERLVCDYPAAREHFRVAWEIAAAVDDRGRSASVQWGHGEVVRRIGDYDTARRNYTDALRTARQISHPKIEGDALRGLGHIARLVGDREAARRYYNDSMEIALHIHDRYGEAWSLWGLGHVERSVAANEAARAYFEKAYDIAVDINLTLGQVDMLRGLGHIERYFANYAAARDFYTDSLTVAERIPDPHGKADALRGLGQVACETGRTAEARQRWVEALALYESIGVPLAERVREHLARLDG, via the coding sequence ATGCGGACTGATGAGCAATGGTGGCGCTCCGAGCGGTTCGGCGCGGTGGAACGCCGGTGGCTGCGCGCCCGGTTGGCCGCGCTCGGCCTCAGCGATCACGAACTGCTGGAGCCGATGGTCGCGGAGTTGCGTGCGCGCGGCGTCCGGCCGCGCGCCGCGTGGCGGCATGCGCACGACCTCACCCAGGGCGAGGTCGCCGATCGGTACCGGGAACTACCGGGCGAAACCGCCGCCATGAAGCCGAGCCGGATCTCCGAATTCGAGAGCTGGCCCTACACCCGGGCCGCCCGCCCGACCATGGACGCGCTGAAGAATCTCGCGATCGTCTACGGCACCACCTGGGACCAGCTGGTGGATATCGCGGATCTCGAGTTCATGCCGGAAAAGGAGAAGCAGGAATACCGGGATGCGGTGGCCCGCCGCGCGGCGATCCGATCCGCGGTGCCGCTCGGTGGTGAAATACCGGCGCAGGCACCACATTTCACCGGACGCGAGGATATGCGCACGGAATTGCACGAGCGGGTGCTCCGGCATCTGCACGGTGATTCGTCGGCCGTGCACGTCATCGAGGGCCCGCCCGGCGTGGGCAAGACGGCACTGGCCAGTTACGCGGTCGCGGCGTTCGCCCGGCGCTATCCGGATGGTCCGCTGTGGCTAGATCTGCGCGGGCACACCGACGGCTGGGAACCGCGCGATCCCGCCGATGTGCTCGAACAATTGCTGCTCGAGGTCGGTGTCACGCCGGAGCCGATCGAAGCGGATCGGGCCGCCCGCGCCAAGCGGTGGCGGGACGCGATGAAAGACCGCCGCATGTTCATCGTGTTCGACAATGTGCTCGAAACCGAGCAGGCCAGAGATCTACTGCCGCAGGCGCCGGGGTGTTTCGTCCTGCTCACCAGCCGGGCCAAGCTCACCGGTCTGGCCGGGGCGGCGCCCATGGAACTCAAGCCGATGGATTGGGCCGAGGCCGAAGCGCTGCTGGTGCGGCTGGCGAACCTGCGTCCGGGCTACGACGCGTCCGCGGTCCAGCAGATCCTGGAGACCTCGGGCCGGTTGCCGCTGGCGATCAAGCTGATCGCGGGGCAGATCGCGCACCACGGCGATGACCTGCTCGCCGACACCGCCCGGGAGTTCGCGAACCTGACCACCGAGCTGAAAGCCGCTGAGGGAGACCATATTCGCAGTGACGCGGCGGTCGAGCAGATCCTCGGCCACTTCAATGCCGAGGGCGAGTCGTTGCTGGCGGCGTTCGAGGTGTCCTATCAACGGTTGCGGGATCCCGCGCAGCGGCGTGCCCTCCAACTGCTGGGCTGGTATCCCGGGCCGGAAATCAGCGCCGAAGCCTTGGCGATGATGGCGGCGGTGCCGCTGGCGCAGGCAAAGGCCTTGCTGCGCAGACTGTTCGAAGCGGGGTTTCTGGATCCGGCGGAAACCCGGGGCATCGGCGGGCCACGCTACAGCCTGCACGATCTGACCCGGCTGTGCGCGAGATGGCATGCGCAACAAGATAATCCGCCGTCGGCGCGAACAGCGATGACCGAACGGCTGATCAGCGGCAACTTGGCGACCGTCCGCCGGATGGTCGCGCCCGATCCGCCCGGCCCGTCGACCGGTACTCGCCACGTGCGGCCGCTGAACAGCCATGCCTCCGTGGAGACTTCGCAGGCTCGCGACTGGCTGATCGCCGAACGCGAGAATCTGCTCGGCTGCATCGAGGCGGCGGGCTCCAGCTCGGAGGTCGCGGAGTTGGCCCGCCTGCTCGCGCCCGCGCTCTGGAGCCTGGGGCACTGGTCGGACGCGCATCGGCTGTACGGAGCCGCGCTGCGGGCCGCTCGATTCGTCGGTGCCCGGCGTGCCGAGGCCGATGCCCTGCTGGAGCTCGGACGCATCGACCAGCTCGGCGGCGAATACCGGAAGGCGCGGGACGGTTTCCTGCTGGCCCGTGATATCGCCGTGCAGGTCGGCGATCCGCGGTGTGAGGCGGACGCGTTGTGCGAGCTCGGGCAGACCGCGTGGATCATCGGCGATCATGATCCGGCCCGGCACTTCTACACCGAGGCTCTGCGGATCGCGCGCGAAATCGGCTACCGCCCCACCGAATGCGATGCCCACAATGGTCTCGGGCATGTGGAACGGCTGGTGTGCGATTATCCGGCGGCCCGGGAGCACTTCCGGGTGGCCTGGGAAATCGCCGCCGCGGTGGACGATCGTGGCAGGTCCGCGTCGGTGCAGTGGGGTCACGGCGAGGTGGTCCGCCGGATCGGCGATTACGACACGGCCCGGCGCAATTACACCGACGCGCTACGCACGGCCCGGCAGATCAGTCATCCGAAGATCGAGGGCGACGCGCTGCGCGGGCTCGGGCATATCGCCCGGCTGGTCGGTGACCGGGAGGCGGCCCGCCGCTACTACAACGACTCGATGGAGATCGCGCTGCACATCCATGATCGCTACGGCGAGGCGTGGTCGCTGTGGGGTCTGGGCCATGTGGAACGCAGCGTGGCCGCGAACGAGGCGGCTCGGGCGTACTTCGAGAAGGCTTACGACATCGCGGTCGACATCAATCTCACGCTCGGCCAGGTGGATATGCTGCGCGGTCTCGGCCATATCGAGCGGTACTTCGCGAATTACGCTGCCGCGCGGGACTTCTACACCGATTCGCTGACCGTTGCCGAGCGGATCCCCGATCCGCACGGCAAGGCCGACGCCTTGCGTGGGCTGGGACAGGTGGCCTGCGAGACCGGCCGGACGGCCGAAGCCAGGCAGCGTTGGGTCGAGGCGCTCGCGCTCTACGAGAGCATCGGGGTGCCGCTGGCCGAGCGGGTCCGGGAGCATCTCGCCCGGCTCGACGGTTAG
- a CDS encoding ATP-binding protein has product MPRPSDDPVLLEMLAALDRSPDVFALRMRVIELLLERGLFTEALAQCGAALTQEPGNAQALGLLRQCTIALAGSSAGALPNAAEPAAPAEALDEYDFWAAAEKQVGDIIAPAFVDSGPAEFATDRDAGTVAQPAVTLADVGGMDEVKSRLDLTLLGPLRNPALAQAYGTSARGGLLLYGPPGCGKTFLASAVAGELGANFYPIEIADILDIYTGSSERNLHSVFEVARRNAPCVLFLDELDALGHKRSQMSGSATMRTVVNQLLTEMDSATDSNDGVYVLGATNHPWDVDVALRRPGRFDRMVLVGLPDTAARTSILHYHLRDRPVTGIDLTAVARRTDGFSGADLAHLCTSATQLAMADSIRTGEVRPVTMRDLESVLADIKPSAGAWFESARNVVEFANGDGTYDELARYMKSRRSR; this is encoded by the coding sequence ATGCCCCGGCCTAGCGACGACCCGGTTCTGCTCGAAATGCTCGCGGCACTGGACCGCAGCCCCGACGTGTTCGCATTGCGCATGCGCGTGATCGAACTTCTGCTCGAGCGCGGCCTGTTCACCGAGGCGCTGGCCCAGTGTGGTGCGGCGCTCACCCAGGAACCGGGGAACGCCCAGGCCCTCGGGCTGCTGCGGCAGTGCACGATCGCGCTGGCGGGCAGTTCGGCCGGCGCGTTGCCGAATGCCGCGGAACCCGCTGCGCCGGCGGAGGCGCTCGATGAGTACGACTTCTGGGCGGCCGCCGAGAAGCAGGTCGGGGACATCATCGCGCCCGCGTTCGTCGATTCCGGTCCCGCCGAGTTCGCCACCGACCGTGACGCGGGCACCGTGGCGCAGCCCGCGGTCACCCTCGCCGATGTCGGCGGCATGGACGAGGTGAAGAGCCGGCTGGATCTGACCCTGCTCGGCCCGCTGCGCAATCCGGCGCTGGCCCAGGCTTACGGCACTTCAGCCCGCGGCGGCCTGCTGCTCTACGGCCCGCCCGGCTGCGGCAAGACCTTCCTGGCCTCGGCCGTGGCCGGTGAGCTGGGCGCGAACTTCTACCCGATCGAGATCGCCGACATCCTCGACATCTACACCGGTTCCAGCGAGCGGAATCTGCACAGCGTCTTCGAGGTGGCCCGGCGCAACGCCCCATGCGTGCTGTTCCTCGACGAACTCGACGCCCTCGGTCACAAGCGCAGCCAGATGTCGGGCTCGGCCACCATGCGCACCGTGGTCAATCAACTACTCACCGAAATGGATTCGGCCACCGACAGCAACGACGGCGTCTACGTCCTCGGTGCCACCAACCACCCCTGGGATGTCGATGTCGCCCTGCGCCGCCCCGGCCGCTTCGACCGGATGGTGCTGGTCGGCTTGCCCGACACCGCCGCACGCACCTCGATCCTGCACTATCACCTGCGTGATCGCCCAGTGACCGGGATCGACCTCACCGCCGTCGCTCGCCGCACCGACGGCTTCTCCGGCGCAGACTTGGCGCACCTGTGCACCTCGGCCACCCAGCTGGCCATGGCCGACTCCATTCGTACCGGCGAGGTCCGGCCGGTCACCATGCGCGACCTGGAATCGGTGCTCGCCGACATCAAGCCCAGTGCCGGCGCCTGGTTCGAATCCGCCCGCAACGTAGTCGAATTCGCCAACGGCGACGGCACCTACGACGAGCTCGCCCGCTATATGAAGAGCCGCCGTTCCCGCTAG